The segment GGGGGGGGGGGGGCCTTATTGGCGCGGCGCCCGCCCCCGCCGATGACTACCTCTGCAGCAAGGCCAAAGCCTGTTGCGGGAGGTTGTTGGCCTGCGCCAGGACCGAGATACCGGTTTGGACCAGGATCTGGTTCTTGGTAAACAGCGCCGTTTCCGAGGCAATATCGGCGTCTCGGATACGTGATTCTGCGGCGGTGAGGTTTTCGCTCGTCACCTGCAGGTTCGCAATCGTCGCTTCGAAGCGGTTCTGGATCGAACCGTATTCGGCGCGGGCGGTTGCGATGGCGCTGATCGCGCTATCGATGTTGGCCAGTGCGCTCGTGGCATTGGCTGAGGTGGATACGTTCACGGAGCTGATGCCCAGTGAATTCGTGGTAATGTCGTTGAGATCGAGGCTGAGTGAGTTGCCTGCTCCGCTTCTGAAGCCGATCGCGATGGAGAAGCTAATCGTGCTGCCGCTGGTCAAGGCCTGGCCGTTGAATTCGGTGACCTGTGCGATACGATCGATTTCCGACCGCAACGCCACGAATTCCTGATCGATGTACGACCGTTCCGTGTTGCCGACCGTGCCGCTGGCTGACTGAGAGGACAATTCCCGGAGCCGCGACAGGAGGTTTCCGATCGTCGCCGCCGCGCCGTCGGCGATCTGCGTCAAGCTGATACCATCCGAGGAATTCCGGACGGATTGATTGATGCTGCGGATCTGCGCCCGCAAGGATTCGGACAATCCGAGACCGGCGGCATCGTCCGCGGCCCGCGTAATCCGAAGGCCGGATGAGAGGCGCTCGACCGAGCGTCCCAATTGGTTGGTGCTGATCGATAAATTCCGCTGAGCGGAA is part of the Nitrospira sp. genome and harbors:
- a CDS encoding flagellin, encoding MALIINNNPASISAQRNLSISTNQLGRSVERLSSGLRITRAADDAAGLGLSESLRAQIRSINQSVRNSSDGISLTQIADGAAATIGNLLSRLRELSSQSASGTVGNTERSYIDQEFVALRSEIDRIAQVTEFNGQALTSGSTISFSIAIGFRSGAGNSLSLDLNDITTNSLGISSVNVSTSANATSALANIDSAISAIATARAEYGSIQNRFEATIANLQVTSENLTAAESRIRDADIASETALFTKNQILVQTGISVLAQANNLPQQALALLQR